A single window of Chitinophaga sp. XS-30 DNA harbors:
- a CDS encoding replication-associated recombination protein A, with product MRAPLAERLRPASLHDLVGQEHLTGQGSILQKAILQGKVPSMILWGPPGVGKTTIANIIANSLQVPFYTLSAISSGVKDIREVIDLAKQRHAVLFIDEIHRFNKSQQDALLGAVEKGIITLIGATTENPSFEVNAALLSRCQVYVLKALGEEQLLQLLQQAMQKDEWLATKKIELKETEALFNIAGGDARKLLNLFELVVDTLQDEELILVTNEKVMQIAQQRVAIYDKTGEQHYDIVSAFIKSIRGSDPNAAVYWLARMIAGGEDVKFIARRLVILASEDIGNANPNALLLATSCFQAVTMIGHPEARIILSQCATYLASSPKSNASYMAIGAAQGLVSQTGDLPVPLHIRNAPTKLMKQQGYGKGYEYSHSYENNFSQQEYLPDAIKGTKLYDPGKNAREDELRKYLKQLWKEKYGY from the coding sequence ATGCGAGCACCTCTGGCGGAAAGATTGAGACCGGCGTCACTGCATGACCTGGTGGGACAGGAGCACCTGACCGGCCAGGGCAGCATCCTGCAAAAAGCGATACTACAGGGTAAAGTGCCTTCCATGATCCTCTGGGGGCCGCCGGGGGTGGGCAAAACCACCATCGCCAATATCATCGCCAATTCCCTGCAGGTGCCTTTCTATACCCTCAGCGCTATTTCTTCCGGCGTGAAAGATATCCGGGAAGTGATAGATCTGGCCAAACAACGTCATGCCGTCCTGTTCATCGACGAGATACACCGGTTCAACAAATCCCAGCAGGATGCGCTCCTGGGCGCCGTGGAAAAAGGCATTATCACCCTGATCGGCGCCACCACGGAAAATCCTTCCTTTGAAGTGAACGCGGCCCTGCTTTCCCGCTGCCAGGTATATGTGCTGAAGGCCCTCGGTGAAGAACAACTCCTGCAACTGCTGCAGCAGGCCATGCAGAAAGACGAATGGCTGGCCACGAAAAAGATCGAACTGAAAGAAACCGAAGCGCTGTTCAATATCGCCGGCGGCGATGCCCGCAAGCTGCTCAACCTTTTTGAGCTGGTCGTGGATACGCTGCAGGATGAAGAACTGATCCTGGTCACCAATGAAAAAGTGATGCAGATCGCGCAGCAGCGGGTAGCTATTTATGATAAGACCGGCGAACAGCATTATGATATCGTTTCCGCTTTCATCAAATCCATCCGCGGCAGCGATCCTAATGCCGCTGTGTACTGGCTGGCCAGAATGATCGCGGGCGGAGAGGATGTAAAATTCATTGCACGGCGGCTGGTCATCCTGGCATCTGAAGATATCGGCAATGCCAATCCCAATGCCCTTTTGCTGGCTACCAGCTGCTTCCAGGCGGTGACGATGATCGGTCATCCGGAAGCGCGCATCATTCTGTCGCAATGCGCTACCTACCTGGCCTCCTCGCCCAAAAGCAATGCTTCCTACATGGCAATCGGCGCGGCCCAGGGCCTTGTGTCCCAAACGGGCGATCTTCCCGTGCCATTGCATATCCGCAACGCCCCTACGAAGCTGATGAAACAGCAGGGCTATGGAAAAGGATATGAATATTCTCACAGCTACGAAAACAATTTCTCTCAGCAGGAATACCTGCCGGATGCCATCAAAGGCACCAAACTCTACGATCCGGGAAAAAATGCGCGGGAGGATGAATTGCGGAAATACCTGAAACAACTCTGGAAAGAGAAATACGGGTATTGA
- the pbpC gene encoding penicillin-binding protein 1C → MHWKRFRQWVIKRKWRLGILAALLIAYGFMLPRKLFRSPTSFVLEDSKGQLLGATIAADGQWRFPAGKAVPEKFEKCILAYEDKRFYYHWGIDPLSLGRAIKQNIAGGRVVSGASTITMQVIRLHRNKPRNLWQKMIEMVMATRLECSYSKKSILALYAGNAPFGGNVVGLEAAAWRYYGRSAHQLSWAETATLAVLPNSPALIHPGRNRGTLFHKRNELLEKLRQNGTIDSTTFALSCAEPLPDKPHPLPQLAPHLLDHFRAGFRKRPTDAPTRLRSSLDGELQENVNDILLRHHHQLKANGINNAAALVLDVETGLALAYVGNVYDPGDPELESYVDVIQAPRSPGSTLKPLLYAAMLSDGLLLPHALVPDVPTQMGGYVPQNFDLEYDGAVPASQALARSLNIPAVRLLQQYRPERFLLLLRKLGMTTMSKPASHYGLSMILGGGETSLWELAGIYASLARTMLHLEQYNGKYDADDFHPPGYQPDLTLPSRQAPALHGLLDAGAIWYAFQAMEEVMRPGEEFLWQQFSSSRRIAWKTGTSFGFRDGWAIGVTPQHVVGVWIGNADGEGRPGLTGVSTAAPVMFDIFRLLHTAGTFEAPAGKLRKIAVCRQSGYRAGEHCEDRDTLAVPAAGLRSAACPYHQLVHLDATGRYRVTADCEPPHLMQHKSWFVLPPAMEHYYRSRHSYQPLPPYKPGCQGEAAQGRSMELIYPRPNAKIYVPVELDGTRGQTVFRATHRHSGTRIFWHLDNVFAGVTTDFHQMPMRPAAGRHTLTIVDDEGEQVQLTFEILDKEK, encoded by the coding sequence ATGCATTGGAAGCGCTTCAGGCAATGGGTGATCAAAAGGAAGTGGCGGCTGGGCATACTGGCGGCATTGCTGATCGCGTATGGTTTCATGCTGCCACGCAAGCTCTTCCGTTCCCCCACTTCCTTTGTGCTGGAAGACAGCAAAGGGCAGCTGCTTGGCGCTACCATTGCCGCTGATGGTCAGTGGCGTTTCCCGGCAGGCAAAGCGGTGCCGGAGAAGTTTGAAAAATGTATCCTGGCTTATGAGGACAAGCGCTTTTATTACCATTGGGGCATAGATCCGCTGTCGCTCGGCAGGGCCATCAAACAGAATATCGCCGGGGGCAGGGTGGTCAGCGGCGCCAGTACCATCACCATGCAGGTGATCCGCCTGCACCGCAACAAGCCCCGCAACCTGTGGCAGAAAATGATTGAAATGGTGATGGCCACCCGGCTGGAATGCTCGTATTCCAAAAAAAGCATCCTGGCCCTATACGCAGGCAACGCCCCCTTCGGCGGTAATGTGGTAGGGCTGGAAGCCGCGGCCTGGCGGTATTATGGCCGCAGCGCCCATCAGCTTTCCTGGGCGGAAACCGCCACCCTGGCCGTACTGCCCAACAGTCCGGCATTGATCCATCCCGGCAGGAACAGGGGAACGCTTTTCCATAAACGAAACGAACTGCTGGAGAAATTGCGGCAAAACGGTACGATAGACAGCACCACCTTTGCTTTGTCATGCGCCGAGCCGCTGCCGGACAAACCGCATCCCCTTCCGCAACTGGCCCCGCATCTGCTCGACCATTTCAGGGCCGGTTTCCGCAAGCGGCCAACGGATGCGCCTACACGCCTGCGCTCCTCGCTGGACGGCGAGCTGCAGGAAAATGTAAATGACATCCTGCTGCGTCATCATCACCAGCTCAAGGCCAACGGCATCAATAATGCCGCCGCTCTCGTACTGGATGTGGAAACCGGACTGGCACTCGCTTACGTCGGGAATGTGTACGATCCGGGAGATCCTGAACTGGAAAGTTATGTGGACGTGATACAGGCGCCGAGAAGTCCGGGCAGCACCCTGAAACCGCTGCTCTACGCCGCCATGCTGAGCGACGGCCTGCTGTTGCCGCATGCCCTGGTGCCTGACGTGCCTACACAAATGGGCGGGTACGTGCCGCAGAACTTCGACCTGGAGTACGACGGCGCCGTGCCTGCATCGCAGGCGCTGGCCCGTTCACTGAATATCCCGGCTGTGCGTTTGCTGCAGCAATACCGTCCAGAGCGCTTCCTGTTGCTGTTGCGGAAACTGGGGATGACCACTATGAGCAAACCAGCATCCCACTATGGCCTGTCGATGATATTGGGCGGCGGTGAAACCTCGCTGTGGGAGCTGGCCGGCATTTATGCCAGCCTGGCCCGCACCATGCTGCACCTGGAGCAATACAACGGCAAATATGATGCAGACGATTTTCATCCGCCCGGATACCAGCCAGATCTTACCCTGCCTTCCCGGCAGGCTCCCGCTTTACACGGACTGCTGGACGCGGGCGCCATATGGTATGCCTTCCAGGCGATGGAAGAAGTGATGCGCCCTGGTGAGGAATTCCTGTGGCAGCAATTCTCCTCATCCAGGAGGATCGCCTGGAAAACCGGTACCAGCTTCGGTTTCAGGGATGGATGGGCGATCGGGGTAACGCCACAGCACGTTGTGGGCGTATGGATAGGTAATGCGGACGGAGAGGGGAGGCCGGGACTGACCGGTGTTTCCACCGCCGCGCCGGTGATGTTCGACATATTCCGTTTGTTGCATACTGCCGGTACCTTCGAAGCGCCCGCCGGCAAATTGCGGAAAATCGCCGTCTGCCGCCAAAGCGGATACCGCGCGGGGGAACATTGTGAAGACAGGGATACACTGGCCGTACCCGCGGCCGGTCTTCGCTCCGCCGCATGCCCCTACCACCAGCTGGTACATCTGGACGCCACAGGGCGTTACCGGGTAACGGCAGACTGTGAACCGCCGCATCTGATGCAACATAAATCCTGGTTCGTATTGCCACCGGCGATGGAGCATTATTACCGGTCCCGCCACAGTTACCAGCCCTTACCGCCTTACAAGCCCGGCTGCCAGGGAGAAGCGGCGCAGGGCCGGTCCATGGAGCTGATCTACCCGCGGCCGAATGCGAAGATATATGTGCCGGTAGAGCTGGATGGTACAAGAGGCCAGACGGTGTTCAGGGCCACGCACCGCCATTCCGGCACGAGGATATTCTGGCACCTCGATAATGTGTTCGCAGGTGTTACCACCGATTTTCACCAGATGCCCATGCGCCCCGCCGCAGGCAGGCATACCCTGACCATCGTTGATGACGAAGGCGAACAGGTGCAATTGACTTTTGAGATACTGGACAAGGAGAAGTAA